The sequence CGATCGCGGAATTCACGACGCGGACGACGATCGAATACCGGATCCGGCGGCAGAATCAGCGGACGTTCGCCCTGCGCCATTTTCAGCAACGCCGCGGCCAGGGTTTCGATATCCAGCTCTTCCTGCGGCTGCAATTTAGCCAGCAGCGCGCGGTACATATCCAGATCGCTGCTTTCCAGCTGTTGCTGCACCTTGGCGGCAAACTTCGCCAGACGGCGCTGTCCCAGCAGTTCGGCATTCGGCAGTTCAACTTCCGGAATGGTCAGCTTCATGGTGTGTTCAATGTTGCGCAGCAGACGGCGTTCGCGGTTTTCCACAAACAGCAGCGCGCGACCGGCGCGACCGGCGCGGCCGGTACGACCGATACGGTGGACATAAGACTCGGAATCCATCGGAATGTCGTAGTTGACCACCAGGCTGATGCGTTCGACGTCCAGACCGCGGGCGGCCACGTCGGTGGCGATCAGAATATCCAGACGACCGTCTTTCAGACGTTCCAGCGTCTGCTCGCGCAGCGCCTGATTCATATCGCCGTTTAGCGCGGCGCTGTTGTAGCCGCTGCGCTCCAGCGCTTCGGCCACTTCCAGCGTGGCGTTTTTGGTGCGCACGAAAATAATCGCCGCGTCAAAATCCTCGGATTCCAGGAAGCGAACCAGCGCCTCATTTTTACGCATGCCGGAAACCGTCCAGTAGCTCTGGCTGATATCCGGACGGGTGGTAATGCTGGACTGAATGCGCACTTCCTGCGGATCTTTCATAAAGCGGCGCGTAATACGGCGGATCGCTTCCGGCATCGTCGCGGAGAACAGCGCGGTCTGATGTTCCGCCGGGATCTGGGCCATGATGTTTTCCACATCGTCAATAAAGCCCATACGCAGCATTTCATCGGCTTCATCCAGCACCAGGCCGCTCAGGTTGGACAAATTCAGCGTGCCGCGCTTCAGGTGATCCAGCAGACGTCCCGGCGTACCGACCACGATCTGCGCGCCGCCGCGCAACGCGCGCAGCTGTACGTCGTAACGCTGGCCGCCGTACAG comes from Brenneria nigrifluens DSM 30175 = ATCC 13028 and encodes:
- a CDS encoding DEAD/DEAH family ATP-dependent RNA helicase; the protein is MTEFETTFAELGLSAPIINALTDLGYEKPSPIQAECIPHLLSGRDVLGMAQTGSGKTAAFALPLLNNLKPELKAPQMLVLAPTRELAVQVAEACNDFAKHMHGVSVVALYGGQRYDVQLRALRGGAQIVVGTPGRLLDHLKRGTLNLSNLSGLVLDEADEMLRMGFIDDVENIMAQIPAEHQTALFSATMPEAIRRITRRFMKDPQEVRIQSSITTRPDISQSYWTVSGMRKNEALVRFLESEDFDAAIIFVRTKNATLEVAEALERSGYNSAALNGDMNQALREQTLERLKDGRLDILIATDVAARGLDVERISLVVNYDIPMDSESYVHRIGRTGRAGRAGRALLFVENRERRLLRNIEHTMKLTIPEVELPNAELLGQRRLAKFAAKVQQQLESSDLDMYRALLAKLQPQEELDIETLAAALLKMAQGERPLILPPDPVFDRRPRREFRDRDDARGDRRREPRESRDGDRPPRRERRDAGDMELYRIEVGRDDGVEVRHIVGAIANEGDISSRYIGNIKLFASHSTIELPKGMPGDLLSHFTRTRILNKPLNMQLLGDAQPHERGNGGERRGGRPAGAAPRRSYSNGERREGNGGERRERTFNRDAAPRAPRRRPADA